The proteins below are encoded in one region of Maribacter aestuarii:
- a CDS encoding SDR family oxidoreductase, translating to MKREIILITGGSSGIGKAIGVFLTSKGFTVYGTTRNLAKYHDFSHFQLLSMDVRNPESIQAAVDILIEKEGRLDVVVNNAGIGITGPLEETPQTEILKAFDTNFNGPLNVVKAVLPQMRLQNHGLIINITSIAGYMGLPFRGIYCATKGALEIITESFRLETKAFGIHFTCLAPGDFSTNIASGRYHSPVQANSPYREVYKRTLSAIDEDVDNGGNPLEVAKKILQIIHTKNPKVHYKVGSFLQRFSIVLKRILPDKVYEKLLLKHSGM from the coding sequence ATGAAACGTGAAATTATATTGATAACGGGCGGCTCCTCGGGTATAGGAAAGGCCATAGGTGTGTTTTTGACATCCAAAGGCTTTACGGTATATGGTACCACACGTAACCTTGCAAAGTATCACGATTTTTCCCATTTTCAATTGTTATCTATGGATGTACGTAATCCGGAAAGCATACAAGCTGCTGTGGACATTTTAATTGAAAAGGAAGGTAGATTGGATGTCGTAGTAAATAACGCAGGCATAGGCATAACCGGACCGTTGGAGGAAACACCCCAAACTGAGATTCTGAAGGCATTTGACACTAATTTCAATGGACCGCTCAATGTAGTCAAAGCAGTATTGCCACAAATGCGCTTGCAAAACCATGGTCTTATTATAAACATAACTTCCATAGCAGGATATATGGGACTGCCTTTTAGAGGTATTTACTGTGCTACAAAAGGAGCTTTAGAAATTATAACAGAGAGTTTTAGACTAGAGACGAAAGCGTTTGGGATTCATTTTACATGTCTCGCACCGGGTGACTTTTCCACCAATATTGCTTCAGGCCGTTATCATTCACCTGTGCAGGCGAACTCTCCATATAGGGAGGTTTATAAGAGGACGCTCTCCGCTATAGACGAGGATGTGGATAATGGCGGTAATCCTTTAGAAGTGGCTAAGAAGATATTGCAAATAATCCATACCAAAAACCCTAAAGTGCATTATAAAGTAGGATCCTTCCTTCAGCGCTTTTCGATAGTACTTAAGAGAATTTTACCAGATAAGGTTTATGAGAAGTTACTTCTTAAACACAGTGGAATGTAA
- a CDS encoding glutaminyl-peptide cyclotransferase, giving the protein MNSFKQLNLIFILFFLVSCGSGNQKASSLFAIDLEGNPRSINQNDILGVAIKNLKDKKIEKVTYSIDGTELALRGNKLNFAISKLGNRILKATIVYENDTVEVTKKLKVLAKEAPEIYTYTILNEYPHDNNAYTQGLEFYKDTLYESTGQKGRSFLRKLDYQTGKVWAQVDLDKAYFGEGITILNDKIYQLTWQSGIGFIYDQKNMAKLDNFQYGKSREGWGLTNDGEKIYKSDGTEKIWILDPETLIEESYIETVTNSSIFNKANELEYVDGKIYANVYQKPSVMIIDSKSGAIEGVVNFSGLSDRITKGADWDANNVLNGIAYHPERKTFFVTGKEWDKLFEVTIQKK; this is encoded by the coding sequence ATGAATAGTTTCAAGCAACTTAATTTAATATTCATCCTCTTTTTTTTAGTTTCCTGCGGAAGTGGTAATCAAAAAGCATCCTCACTTTTCGCAATAGATTTGGAAGGTAATCCAAGAAGTATCAACCAAAATGACATATTAGGGGTAGCCATTAAAAATTTGAAAGACAAGAAAATTGAAAAGGTCACCTATAGTATAGATGGTACTGAACTTGCATTGCGGGGAAACAAATTAAACTTCGCTATTTCCAAACTCGGAAATAGGATTTTGAAAGCAACAATCGTTTATGAAAATGATACGGTAGAAGTAACCAAAAAACTAAAGGTACTGGCAAAAGAAGCACCCGAGATTTATACCTATACCATTCTGAATGAATACCCCCATGATAATAATGCCTATACTCAAGGCTTGGAGTTTTATAAAGACACCTTATACGAAAGTACGGGACAAAAAGGAAGGTCCTTTTTAAGGAAATTAGATTACCAGACCGGAAAGGTTTGGGCCCAAGTAGATTTGGACAAGGCTTATTTTGGGGAGGGGATTACCATTCTAAACGATAAAATTTATCAATTGACTTGGCAAAGTGGTATTGGTTTTATTTACGATCAAAAAAATATGGCCAAGTTGGATAATTTCCAATACGGAAAAAGTAGAGAAGGTTGGGGATTGACCAATGATGGTGAAAAAATTTATAAAAGCGATGGAACTGAGAAAATTTGGATTTTGGACCCAGAGACGCTTATCGAAGAAAGTTATATTGAAACGGTTACAAATTCCTCTATTTTCAATAAGGCCAACGAGCTGGAATATGTTGATGGGAAGATTTATGCCAATGTCTATCAAAAACCCAGTGTTATGATAATTGACAGCAAATCCGGTGCTATTGAGGGCGTGGTTAACTTTAGCGGCCTGAGCGACAGGATCACCAAAGGCGCAGATTGGGATGCTAATAATGTCCTAAATGGCATTGCATACCATCCCGAAAGAAAAACTTTTTTTGTAACCGGAAAGGAATGGGATAAACTGTTCGAAGTAACCATACAAAAAAAATAA
- a CDS encoding acyl-CoA thioesterase — MSSHSKEILVSENDLDDLEHVNNVRYVQWIQDISKEHWQKVAPPEVQEEVVWVVMSHYIEYKSSALKGETILVKTHIKESKGARSTRIVEMFHSITNKLILRSTTEWCLVNKYSQKPIRISEEITILFS, encoded by the coding sequence ATGTCCAGCCATTCAAAGGAAATTCTAGTATCGGAAAATGATTTGGACGATCTTGAACATGTGAATAATGTACGCTACGTTCAATGGATTCAGGATATTTCAAAAGAACATTGGCAAAAAGTTGCTCCCCCGGAAGTTCAAGAAGAAGTGGTCTGGGTTGTAATGTCGCATTACATCGAATATAAATCTTCGGCACTCAAAGGTGAGACAATACTTGTAAAAACCCATATCAAAGAAAGCAAAGGGGCTAGGTCAACAAGAATAGTAGAGATGTTTCACAGCATAACAAATAAGCTCATCTTACGTTCAACTACAGAGTGGTGCCTAGTAAATAAATACAGTCAAAAACCAATACGGATATCGGAGGAAATTACGATTTTGTTTTCCTGA
- a CDS encoding LytR/AlgR family response regulator transcription factor codes for MEYSYTIIDSDAVSNLQLRAFLEEYGDFECVSLTKSASDGINTILKYSPDIVFINLNEHAASLFQMVMELHQYVNQLPIIIGISKSKEHAYEAIKNNFFDYWLQPYNEFDIRKSLLKLKRKAPKEKAPETICLQSYKDFHYLNTRDILYLKADNNTTEFIMKDGTVTNAYKTLKTFETRLPKNFIRIHQSYIVNTDYVSRINFGKSICALKDAQETLPFSKSYRENMDNLKKILSKSTVSSLN; via the coding sequence TTGGAATATTCTTACACCATCATTGACTCGGATGCTGTTTCCAATTTGCAATTGCGTGCATTTTTGGAAGAGTATGGCGACTTTGAGTGCGTTAGCCTCACAAAGTCCGCGTCGGATGGTATCAATACGATTCTAAAGTATTCTCCTGATATAGTTTTCATAAATCTTAACGAACATGCCGCCAGTCTTTTTCAAATGGTCATGGAGTTGCACCAGTATGTGAATCAACTTCCCATTATCATTGGTATTTCAAAATCAAAAGAGCACGCCTACGAAGCCATCAAGAATAACTTCTTTGATTATTGGCTACAGCCTTATAACGAGTTTGACATTCGCAAGTCCCTCTTAAAACTAAAACGTAAAGCGCCTAAAGAAAAAGCACCGGAGACTATCTGCCTTCAATCTTACAAAGATTTCCATTACTTAAACACAAGGGATATTCTATATCTAAAAGCGGATAATAACACCACAGAATTTATAATGAAAGACGGTACGGTCACCAATGCCTACAAGACTTTAAAAACGTTCGAGACCCGACTTCCTAAAAACTTTATTAGAATCCACCAGAGCTATATCGTCAATACGGATTACGTTTCTCGGATAAACTTTGGTAAATCCATTTGTGCCTTAAAAGATGCGCAAGAAACACTTCCCTTTTCAAAATCGTACCGTGAGAATATGGACAATTTAAAAAAAATCCTCTCCAAGAGCACTGTTTCCAGCCTAAATTAA
- a CDS encoding tetratricopeptide repeat-containing sensor histidine kinase — MIGITTFQKGIILLVLLFSLQSNGQYKVDRFELLLEKSKEQSLSKSERLDALKEASLIAQDEVQDSLKLRFLSKLSLATLKRGDSILFRQTNNKTLELAKKNGDSIILAEAYWDLATFFNKSSIKDSAYYSYSEAQKIFEAKKDLFSSGRMFYNMGQHQSDVRDYIGSETAYIAAIERLKPLNKYKQLYKSYDGLGIVANALGEQERALKYYKEARFYLEKMGKPKLLITSNTNNVGIVNRDNGNYQEAIEKFKEVLSTDSLKQKDAILYAKALNNLALCKIRVNDTSGVLQLINNSIKLKDSIGNISSLASSYFTLAEYRLMQSDTINSISNAKKAVALSKESSNNDRLLETLAFLAQIDAKKASSYAQHYIRLNDSLQQEERQARNKFARIRFETDEFIAENEVLAEQKELLSKEKRMWTGIAVGFFLLGLSVYVIINQRVKNQKLVFQQQQQANNQEIFNLMLAQKQKVDEVKRMEQKRISEELHDGVLGKMLGARMVLTGLNKKSDADAIKERSEAINALKNVENEVRSISHELSHTAYQKLSNFVSSIETLLTTAKENVDLNTSFSYEEDEDWDSLKGDIKINVYRIIQETLQNSIKHSNCENFFINFERDEDFFNLIIRDDGKGFKSNKEKKGIGIRNITSRVSKLNGTWTLDTAPGKGTLISIKIPITSNPSVEESNKGHLESV, encoded by the coding sequence ATGATTGGAATAACAACTTTTCAAAAAGGAATTATACTATTAGTCCTATTATTTTCTTTGCAAAGTAACGGGCAATACAAGGTGGACCGTTTTGAACTACTACTGGAAAAAAGTAAAGAACAATCTCTCTCTAAAAGCGAACGGCTAGATGCTCTTAAAGAAGCATCGCTAATAGCACAAGATGAAGTCCAAGATTCCTTGAAATTGAGATTTTTATCAAAATTATCCCTTGCTACCCTAAAAAGGGGAGATTCAATCCTATTCCGTCAGACCAACAACAAAACCCTTGAACTTGCCAAAAAAAATGGAGATTCAATCATTTTAGCAGAGGCCTATTGGGATTTAGCTACCTTTTTTAATAAGTCTAGTATTAAAGATAGTGCCTATTATAGTTATTCCGAAGCCCAAAAAATTTTTGAAGCTAAAAAAGATTTATTCTCCTCAGGTAGGATGTTCTATAACATGGGACAGCACCAAAGTGATGTGCGAGATTATATTGGCAGTGAAACGGCTTATATAGCGGCTATAGAACGACTCAAACCACTGAATAAATACAAACAATTGTATAAAAGTTATGATGGGTTGGGCATCGTGGCCAATGCCTTGGGTGAACAGGAAAGAGCTTTAAAATATTATAAAGAGGCACGTTTTTATCTCGAAAAAATGGGGAAGCCCAAACTGTTGATTACCAGCAATACTAATAATGTCGGAATCGTCAACAGGGACAACGGCAATTACCAAGAAGCGATTGAGAAGTTTAAAGAAGTGCTTTCTACCGATAGTCTTAAGCAAAAAGATGCCATACTTTATGCCAAGGCCCTGAACAATTTAGCACTTTGCAAAATAAGGGTGAATGATACCTCAGGAGTATTACAGCTTATCAATAACTCTATAAAACTTAAAGATAGTATTGGCAATATAAGCAGTTTGGCCAGTTCTTATTTTACCCTAGCGGAATATCGATTAATGCAAAGCGATACCATTAATAGCATCTCCAATGCGAAAAAAGCGGTCGCATTATCCAAAGAAAGCAGTAACAATGATCGTCTCTTAGAAACCTTGGCCTTTTTAGCTCAAATAGATGCAAAAAAAGCTTCCAGCTATGCACAGCACTATATAAGACTTAACGACAGTTTACAACAGGAAGAGCGACAGGCAAGAAATAAATTTGCACGAATCCGTTTTGAAACAGATGAATTCATTGCAGAAAACGAGGTGTTGGCGGAACAAAAAGAATTGTTGTCCAAAGAAAAAAGAATGTGGACGGGCATTGCCGTCGGGTTTTTCCTATTAGGTTTATCGGTATATGTGATCATAAACCAACGCGTCAAAAATCAAAAATTAGTTTTCCAGCAGCAACAGCAGGCCAACAACCAAGAAATATTCAATTTAATGCTGGCCCAAAAGCAAAAGGTAGATGAGGTTAAGCGGATGGAACAGAAGCGAATCTCAGAAGAACTACACGACGGTGTTCTAGGAAAAATGCTGGGAGCCCGCATGGTCCTGACAGGGCTCAACAAAAAATCCGATGCCGATGCTATAAAAGAGCGTTCCGAGGCTATAAACGCCCTAAAGAATGTAGAAAACGAAGTCCGTTCCATCTCTCACGAACTCAGTCATACGGCTTATCAAAAGTTAAGCAATTTTGTAAGTTCCATTGAAACGTTACTCACCACTGCAAAAGAAAATGTAGATTTAAATACCAGTTTTAGCTACGAAGAGGACGAGGATTGGGATAGCCTAAAGGGAGATATCAAAATTAACGTTTATCGAATCATTCAAGAAACGCTTCAAAATTCGATCAAACATTCAAATTGTGAAAATTTCTTTATTAATTTTGAGCGTGACGAAGATTTTTTTAATTTAATAATACGGGATGACGGAAAAGGATTTAAATCCAATAAGGAAAAGAAAGGTATAGGCATACGGAACATAACTTCCAGAGTATCAAAATTAAATGGTACATGGACTTTGGATACAGCACCCGGAAAAGGAACTCTGATTTCAATTAAAATACCTATTACCAGTAATCCCTCCGTAGAAGAAAGTAATAAAGGACATTTAGAAAGCGTTTAA
- a CDS encoding histidine kinase, giving the protein MKTVRILAVDDHEMTTLGYKYILEDQEFSDITVKVDIAKSFDQGKEKIEFSAKSLRYDIILLDIQLFPSESKDPRSGVDLGLLAREVVPKSKIVFMSSFSDNYRINNIFQTVDPEGYMVKSEIDELSLKAMVETVVRQPPYYTAGALAAIRRRMSNDIILDKQDEKILYHLYKGINTRDIAPLIASTNTTVETRKRQLKSIFGVKNGNDMALIEQAKKRGFL; this is encoded by the coding sequence ATGAAGACGGTTAGGATTTTGGCGGTAGATGATCATGAAATGACCACGTTGGGGTACAAATATATTTTGGAAGATCAGGAATTTAGCGATATAACTGTTAAAGTAGATATTGCCAAGAGTTTTGATCAGGGTAAAGAGAAAATTGAATTTTCTGCCAAATCGCTGCGCTATGATATTATACTTTTAGATATTCAATTATTTCCATCCGAATCTAAGGACCCAAGAAGCGGTGTAGATTTAGGATTACTGGCTAGAGAAGTCGTTCCTAAATCCAAAATTGTATTCATGTCCTCTTTTAGTGATAACTACCGAATCAACAATATTTTTCAGACTGTTGACCCGGAAGGTTACATGGTTAAATCCGAGATTGATGAATTGTCCTTAAAGGCCATGGTAGAAACCGTTGTAAGGCAACCTCCCTACTACACCGCAGGAGCGCTGGCGGCAATTAGACGAAGAATGTCCAATGATATCATACTCGATAAACAAGACGAAAAAATATTATATCACCTCTATAAAGGAATTAATACCAGAGACATAGCTCCATTAATAGCATCTACCAATACCACAGTTGAGACACGTAAAAGACAATTAAAATCAATCTTCGGTGTTAAGAATGGTAATGATATGGCCCTGATTGAACAGGCCAAAAAGAGAGGTTTTTTGTAG
- the glyA gene encoding serine hydroxymethyltransferase, whose product MERDSRVFELIEEERQRQINGIELIASENFTSPQVMEAAGSVLTNKYAEGYPGKRYYGGCEVVDKIEQLAIDRAKELFGAEYANVQPHSGSQANASVYHACLQPGDTILGFDLAHGGHLTHGSPVNFSGRLYNPVFYGVDENTGRLDYDKIQEIATKEKPKLLIAGASAYSRDMDFKKFRAIADSVGALLLADISHPSGLIAKGLLNDPIPHCHIVTTTTHKTLRGPRGGLILMGKDFDNPFGIKLKNGNLRKMSALLDLAVFPGNQGGPLEHIIAAKAIAFGEALTEEFGQYMHQVKKNAYAMAEAFVARDYKIISGGTDNHMMLIDLRNKNISGKDAEKVLVLADITANKNMVPFDDKSPFVTSGIRFGTAAITTRGLVESDMETIVSLVDKVLLHPEDSAIISEVKTTVNKMMGGRPIFNPMLVKA is encoded by the coding sequence ATGGAAAGGGATTCTAGGGTTTTTGAACTAATTGAAGAAGAAAGGCAACGGCAAATAAATGGAATCGAATTAATTGCGTCGGAGAATTTCACTAGTCCACAAGTTATGGAGGCTGCCGGTTCCGTTTTGACCAATAAATATGCAGAAGGATATCCTGGAAAGAGATATTATGGGGGTTGCGAGGTTGTGGATAAAATTGAGCAACTAGCAATTGATAGGGCTAAAGAGTTATTTGGCGCTGAGTATGCCAATGTGCAACCACATTCGGGTTCTCAGGCCAATGCATCGGTCTACCATGCCTGTCTACAGCCTGGGGATACTATACTCGGTTTTGATTTGGCACATGGAGGTCACTTAACCCATGGGTCTCCCGTCAATTTTTCGGGTAGATTATATAATCCTGTGTTCTATGGAGTTGACGAAAATACCGGTAGACTTGATTATGATAAAATACAAGAAATAGCAACTAAGGAAAAACCGAAGCTTCTTATTGCTGGAGCTTCCGCCTATTCACGGGATATGGACTTTAAGAAATTTAGAGCTATAGCTGATAGTGTAGGAGCACTGTTACTTGCGGATATTTCGCATCCTTCTGGTCTCATCGCTAAAGGGCTTTTAAACGATCCTATTCCTCATTGCCATATCGTAACCACCACTACGCATAAAACCTTGCGTGGTCCAAGGGGAGGACTTATACTAATGGGTAAGGATTTTGATAACCCGTTTGGTATCAAGTTGAAAAACGGAAATTTGAGAAAAATGTCCGCCTTGTTAGATTTAGCGGTTTTCCCAGGAAATCAAGGGGGTCCCCTAGAGCACATCATAGCCGCCAAGGCGATAGCCTTTGGTGAAGCACTTACGGAAGAGTTTGGCCAATACATGCATCAAGTAAAGAAAAATGCGTATGCCATGGCTGAAGCTTTTGTAGCTCGGGATTATAAGATAATTTCTGGTGGCACGGATAATCATATGATGTTAATTGATCTTAGAAACAAGAATATTTCTGGGAAGGATGCCGAAAAAGTATTGGTTTTGGCAGATATTACCGCTAATAAAAATATGGTGCCCTTTGATGACAAATCACCTTTTGTAACCTCTGGAATACGATTTGGCACCGCTGCCATTACCACGAGAGGCCTCGTAGAAAGTGATATGGAAACAATCGTTTCACTGGTGGATAAGGTTTTGCTTCATCCAGAGGATAGTGCTATTATTTCCGAAGTGAAGACAACCGTGAATAAAATGATGGGAGGTAGACCTATTTTTAATCCTATGTTGGTAAAAGCCTAG